One genomic region from Dehalococcoidia bacterium encodes:
- the rpsD gene encoding 30S ribosomal protein S4, whose amino-acid sequence MARYTGPDCRVCRRHGEKLFLKGERCMGPKCAIERRNQPPGPRSTRRRKVSDRGLQLREKQKARFAYGVLEKQFRIYYEQAVRRPGVTGENLVRLLEQRLDNVVHRLGWADSRDQGRQIVRHGHITLNNRKTDIPSAQVKIGDVIGWTPGGRRTEYFKVREAMAQSAATPSWLALEREQMIGRVTGMPARADADRTFDESVIVEYYSR is encoded by the coding sequence ATGGCGCGATACACGGGCCCGGACTGCCGGGTCTGCCGCCGGCACGGTGAGAAGCTGTTTCTGAAGGGCGAGCGCTGCATGGGGCCGAAGTGCGCGATCGAGCGGCGCAACCAGCCGCCCGGGCCGCGCAGCACGCGCCGCCGCAAGGTCTCTGACCGCGGCCTGCAGCTACGCGAGAAGCAGAAGGCGCGCTTCGCCTACGGCGTGCTGGAGAAGCAGTTCCGCATCTACTACGAGCAGGCCGTGCGCCGGCCGGGCGTGACCGGCGAGAACCTGGTGCGGTTGCTCGAACAGCGGCTCGACAACGTCGTGCACCGCCTCGGCTGGGCGGATTCGCGCGACCAGGGCCGGCAGATCGTGCGCCACGGCCACATCACGCTCAACAACCGCAAGACGGACATCCCTTCGGCCCAGGTGAAGATCGGCGACGTGATCGGCTGGACGCCGGGCGGGCGCCGCACCGAGTACTTCAAGGTCCGCGAGGCGATGGCGCAGTCGGCCGCCACGCCGAGCTGGCTGGCCCTCGAACGCGAGCAGATGATCGGCCGCGTCACCGGCATGCCCGCCCGTGCCGACGCCGACCGCACCTTTGATGAGAGCGTCATTGTCGAATACTACTCTCGCTAA